The Mytilus trossulus isolate FHL-02 chromosome 3, PNRI_Mtr1.1.1.hap1, whole genome shotgun sequence genome contains a region encoding:
- the LOC134711697 gene encoding uncharacterized protein LOC134711697 codes for MGLKRKFDEPAETGVFQRQSILDISMFKLQSSPVKRVEPSLLRSVLILNTLKHIEVELQKDGVQSSLPDSASFSLDDNSDISMDILPDLHATHDHILQNDTNVLNTSKATTSPLPPIETFVELSNVSCTEPNALKPHDERTRCDKSDFFQSHHFHSASPTRVEDMLADLDFSQTDFDIFSTLASSMKLTPLSAEEVIHSFPVHSNVISESYASLFNASVNNSTCKGEVLPEEIENIMQILVGT; via the coding sequence atgggactgaaaagaaaatttgatgAACCTGCAGAAACTGGAGTTTTTCAGAGACAGTCGATACTAGATATTTCAATGTTCAAACTGCAATCAAGTCCTGTGAAAAGAGTTGAACCTTCACTTCTTAGATCTGTCCTCATTCTCAACACACTAAAACACATTGAAGTTGAACTTCAAAAAGATGGAGTGCAGTCCAGTTTACCAGACAGTGCTTCTTTTTCACTAGATGACAATTCTGACATTTCAATGGACATTTTACCAGATTTACATGCAACCCATGATCATATATTGCAAAATGACACAAATGTGCTAAATACATCGAAAGCAACCACTAGTCCACTACCACCAATAGAAACTTTTGTAGAATTGTCTAACGTTTCTTGTACAGAACCAAATGCATTGAAACCACATGATGAAAGAACAAGGTGTGATAAAAGTGACTTTTTCCAATCTCATCACTTTCATTCAGCATCACCAACTAGAGTGGAAGACATGTTAGCAGATTTAGATTTCTCACAGACAGATTTTGACATATTCTCAACTCTTGCGTCAAGCATGAAATTGACACCTCTTAGTGCTGAAGAAGTTATTCACTCGTTCCCGGTGCACTCAAATGTCATCTCAGAAAGTTATGCATCTTTGTTCAATGCCTCTGTAAACAATTCTACATGTAAGGGTGAAGTTCTTCCagaagaaattgaaaatataatgcaAATTCTTGTAGGGACATGA